The following are encoded together in the Adhaeribacter arboris genome:
- a CDS encoding malectin domain-containing carbohydrate-binding protein, translated as MPSTLPVKLLSKRKNCSYSSISKISIFFLSVFLLQANRTFAQWTRRQDAWKKHGELTSILYKGKIYNFTGFGVWPEAESSSEVYDPVLNRWTLLAAMPDGKTVTHQGVARVDDKVWHIGGRLKNTTGPLTNEVWIYDLSQNNWQPGPSLKDPATGAPILWAAGGAALVGRTLHVFGGFTTNACNNDQDKYHLTLDVDKWLTDPQNTTWENKLTPLPIKRNHVSTTVLGGKIYALGGQFGHDCNGGQDQKYSHVYNPLTDQWTRLTDLPSVRSHCEAAIFPLDGKIYMAGGDGAQNKVTVLNPDANGGLGSWSNVAALQLPKNYIGVSAKVVGTKFIISCGKWSSSDTRKETYQATISRSIPYKFGFTASCLSKTVPAGEKTTLKNLLFTVEEEKNYTLTSNASWLKITKNATGLAIPTAVEIEATIDATDLAPGNYQAIVTVNGTGGAPNFTSTSFCVNLSIPGATNGQTLTVNTVGNGTVSKTPDKPAYNSGESVVLAALPASGYQFAGWSGAVTSTVNPLTLVMNNNQTITANFTRMETLPTTIRINAGGTTQTINGITWSGCSATNSCSNYVKGGAAYTQKNLPFITGASFDNLNQSIYQTEWTGGGVGTGAVPVGATAFSYTVPVSNGDYLVRLYFTELNKTGANLRQFDVKMEGNLLLSNFDVFVEANGIHKAIKREFPVSIADGAITIEFIRRIENAKISAIEIIPRQEASQNINPTANAGSDLVVTAGADGWASVPLDGTASLDADGYLVAYAWRLNNTLLATSSSATIPLEVGTHEITLSVKDNAGAMHSVTKQIIVEPMSAPAPSTLSRVQVISASARKEITPEKSIREVRVFPNPVKSGHKIYLNVSQAAKQEKFKITLHDMAGRVIQTSELVSDSRGVIHAEFPFGKPIPAGMYLVEVVSALHRSQLKLLLE; from the coding sequence ATGCCATCAACTTTACCTGTAAAACTGCTTTCTAAAAGAAAGAATTGTTCTTATTCTTCTATTTCTAAAATTAGTATTTTCTTTTTAAGTGTATTTCTGCTGCAAGCAAATCGCACTTTTGCTCAATGGACACGTCGGCAAGATGCCTGGAAAAAACACGGGGAGCTTACCAGCATTTTATACAAAGGAAAGATTTATAATTTTACCGGCTTTGGCGTTTGGCCCGAAGCCGAAAGTTCCAGCGAGGTATACGATCCGGTTCTTAACCGCTGGACTCTGCTTGCCGCCATGCCGGACGGAAAAACGGTTACGCACCAAGGTGTCGCCCGGGTAGATGATAAAGTCTGGCATATTGGCGGCCGACTAAAAAATACGACCGGTCCTTTAACCAACGAGGTCTGGATTTATGATTTAAGCCAAAATAACTGGCAACCCGGTCCGTCGTTAAAAGATCCGGCTACCGGCGCTCCCATTTTGTGGGCGGCGGGTGGAGCGGCTTTGGTAGGGCGTACTTTACACGTTTTCGGGGGTTTTACTACCAATGCCTGCAACAACGACCAGGATAAGTACCACCTGACTTTAGACGTAGATAAATGGCTAACGGACCCGCAAAATACTACCTGGGAAAACAAGTTAACGCCCCTACCCATTAAGCGCAATCATGTTAGCACCACGGTATTAGGAGGTAAAATTTACGCGTTAGGCGGTCAGTTTGGGCACGATTGCAATGGTGGTCAGGACCAGAAATATTCGCACGTATACAATCCGCTTACCGACCAATGGACTCGTTTAACCGATTTGCCCAGTGTCCGCTCGCATTGCGAAGCCGCAATTTTTCCTTTGGATGGTAAAATATACATGGCCGGCGGCGATGGCGCTCAAAATAAAGTAACTGTCCTGAACCCTGATGCAAACGGGGGGCTCGGTTCCTGGTCGAATGTAGCGGCGTTGCAATTACCCAAAAATTACATTGGGGTTTCGGCCAAAGTAGTCGGTACTAAATTTATTATCTCGTGCGGCAAGTGGAGCTCCAGTGATACCCGTAAAGAAACTTACCAGGCTACTATTTCGCGGAGCATACCGTATAAATTTGGCTTTACGGCTAGTTGCCTGAGCAAAACCGTACCAGCCGGCGAGAAAACCACCCTAAAAAACTTACTTTTTACCGTAGAAGAGGAAAAAAACTATACCTTAACTTCGAATGCTAGCTGGTTAAAAATAACGAAAAATGCTACCGGGCTGGCTATTCCAACGGCGGTGGAGATAGAAGCTACCATTGATGCCACGGACTTAGCGCCGGGTAATTATCAGGCAATTGTTACCGTAAATGGAACGGGAGGCGCCCCTAATTTCACCAGTACCAGTTTTTGTGTAAACCTATCTATCCCCGGTGCCACGAACGGCCAAACTTTAACCGTAAATACAGTGGGTAACGGAACCGTATCTAAAACTCCGGATAAGCCTGCTTATAATTCCGGTGAATCGGTGGTTTTAGCAGCCTTGCCCGCTTCGGGTTACCAGTTTGCCGGTTGGAGCGGTGCCGTTACCAGCACGGTTAATCCGCTTACTTTAGTCATGAATAATAACCAAACTATTACCGCCAACTTCACGCGGATGGAAACGCTTCCTACTACCATTCGAATAAATGCGGGCGGTACTACGCAAACTATTAACGGAATAACCTGGTCGGGCTGTTCGGCTACTAACAGTTGCAGCAATTACGTAAAAGGCGGCGCCGCGTACACGCAAAAAAACTTGCCCTTTATTACCGGGGCCAGCTTCGATAACTTAAACCAAAGTATTTACCAAACCGAGTGGACCGGCGGTGGCGTAGGAACCGGAGCAGTACCCGTAGGCGCTACTGCTTTTTCTTATACCGTACCCGTATCTAATGGCGATTACCTGGTACGCCTCTACTTTACCGAGTTAAATAAAACCGGCGCTAATTTGCGCCAATTCGATGTAAAAATGGAGGGCAACTTATTGCTTTCTAACTTTGATGTGTTTGTAGAAGCGAATGGCATCCACAAAGCCATTAAACGCGAATTTCCGGTTAGTATTGCGGATGGAGCTATTACGATTGAGTTTATTCGCCGGATTGAAAATGCGAAAATAAGCGCCATTGAAATTATTCCCCGACAGGAAGCCAGCCAGAATATAAATCCTACGGCCAATGCCGGATCAGATCTGGTGGTAACCGCGGGAGCGGATGGTTGGGCCAGCGTTCCCTTAGATGGCACTGCCTCCCTCGATGCCGATGGATACCTGGTAGCTTACGCGTGGCGTTTAAATAATACGCTGCTGGCAACTAGCTCTAGTGCTACTATACCGCTGGAGGTGGGAACACATGAAATAACTTTAAGCGTGAAAGATAATGCCGGGGCAATGCATTCCGTTACCAAGCAAATTATTGTGGAACCTATGTCAGCTCCAGCGCCAAGTACATTAAGCCGGGTTCAGGTAATCAGCGCTTCTGCCCGCAAGGAAATTACGCCTGAAAAATCTATCCGTGAAGTTAGAGTATTCCCGAACCCAGTAAAATCAGGGCATAAAATTTACCTGAACGTAAGCCAGGCTGCTAAGCAGGAAAAATTTAAAATTACTTTACACGATATGGCCGGCCGAGTTATTCAAACCAGTGAGCTTGTGAGCGATTCCCGCGGAGTTATTCATGCCGAGTTTCCATTCGGCAAACCTATTCCAGCGGGCATGTATTTAGTAGAAGTGGTTTCTGCTTTACACAGAAGCCAATTAAAGTTATTACTAGAATAA
- a CDS encoding elongation factor G, with translation MKAYDEKHIKNVVLIGSAKSGKTTLAETMLFEAGITNRRGTVEEKNTISDYQEIERERGSSVYASTLHTEWRDYKINIIDTPGLDDFIGEVITSITVCDTVVLVLNAQNGVEVGTEVLWDYVDQYNKPTILAVNQLDTDKANFNQTLEEAKAFLGSAVTVMQYPLNAGLGFNGIIDLLKMVMYQFPTGGGKPEKLPIPDSEKERADALHNELVEKAAENDEALMEQYFEKGSLDEDEMREGLRIGMMKHQVFPVFCLSAKKDMGTGRMMGFIDNVAPSAVDMPAGSTEDGHKVPCDPNAPTRLFIFKTLIEPHLGRLSFFKVLAGEVAIGMELFNEKTNTTERISQLFIADGKNRNPIERLKAGDIGCTLKLKNTYTNHTLNGKGAKGSMQPIFFPAYKTRVAIIAKNKQDEEKLSELLNEVHLEDQTIGIEYNQELKQFILEAQGELHLAVMKWRLENISKIPVEFQKVRVPYRETIQKAALASYRHKKQSGGAGQFGEVFLKIEPYYEGMPPVKEFPVRETEIVDLPWGGKLVFNNCIVGGVIDARFIPSILKGVMEKMSQGPLTGSYVRDVRVSVYDGKMHPVDSNDISFKIAGTMAFRDAFLQAEPLLLEPIQEVEVSVPAIIMGDAMTELQIRRSIILSMESEKDAQVIRARIPLAELDKFLSALRNISQGRAKVRNHFADYTPIPAELQKRITEEYHQLEMAELH, from the coding sequence ATGAAAGCTTACGACGAAAAACACATTAAAAACGTGGTGCTGATTGGCTCTGCGAAAAGCGGCAAGACCACCTTGGCCGAAACCATGCTGTTTGAAGCCGGAATTACTAACCGGCGGGGAACCGTAGAAGAAAAAAATACCATTTCGGACTACCAGGAAATAGAGCGGGAACGGGGCAGTTCTGTGTACGCTTCTACTTTGCACACCGAATGGCGGGATTATAAAATTAACATTATTGATACCCCTGGTCTGGATGATTTTATTGGCGAAGTAATTACCTCTATTACCGTGTGCGATACCGTTGTTTTAGTGCTAAACGCGCAAAACGGCGTGGAAGTAGGCACCGAAGTACTCTGGGATTACGTAGACCAGTATAACAAACCCACTATTCTGGCGGTAAATCAACTGGATACGGATAAGGCCAATTTTAACCAGACTCTGGAAGAAGCCAAAGCCTTTCTTGGTTCGGCGGTAACCGTCATGCAATATCCCTTAAATGCGGGTCTGGGTTTTAACGGCATTATTGATTTGCTAAAAATGGTTATGTACCAATTTCCAACCGGCGGCGGCAAACCCGAAAAATTACCTATCCCGGACAGCGAAAAAGAACGAGCCGATGCGCTGCACAACGAACTGGTAGAAAAAGCCGCCGAAAACGACGAAGCTTTAATGGAACAATATTTTGAGAAAGGCAGCCTGGACGAAGATGAAATGCGCGAAGGTTTAAGAATAGGCATGATGAAACACCAGGTATTCCCGGTGTTTTGTTTATCCGCCAAAAAAGACATGGGCACCGGCCGGATGATGGGCTTTATTGATAATGTAGCGCCTTCGGCGGTAGATATGCCCGCCGGTAGTACCGAAGATGGGCATAAAGTACCTTGCGACCCGAACGCTCCTACCCGGCTGTTTATCTTTAAAACTTTGATTGAACCGCATTTAGGGCGCTTGTCTTTTTTTAAAGTTCTGGCCGGGGAAGTAGCCATCGGCATGGAGTTGTTCAACGAAAAAACCAATACAACTGAGCGAATTAGTCAGTTGTTTATCGCGGATGGAAAAAACCGAAACCCCATTGAAAGACTGAAAGCCGGCGATATTGGCTGTACCTTAAAACTTAAAAATACCTATACCAATCATACGCTCAACGGTAAGGGCGCCAAAGGCAGTATGCAACCTATATTTTTCCCGGCCTATAAAACCCGGGTGGCCATTATTGCCAAAAACAAGCAAGACGAAGAGAAATTAAGTGAATTATTAAACGAAGTTCACCTGGAAGATCAGACGATTGGCATTGAATATAACCAGGAATTGAAGCAGTTTATTCTGGAAGCCCAGGGAGAATTGCATTTAGCCGTAATGAAATGGCGCTTGGAGAATATATCGAAAATACCCGTAGAATTCCAGAAAGTGCGAGTTCCCTACCGGGAAACCATTCAGAAAGCAGCTCTTGCTTCGTACCGGCATAAGAAACAATCGGGTGGAGCCGGCCAGTTTGGCGAAGTGTTCCTGAAAATTGAACCTTATTACGAAGGAATGCCTCCCGTGAAAGAATTTCCGGTGCGGGAAACAGAAATAGTCGATTTGCCTTGGGGCGGAAAACTCGTATTTAATAATTGCATCGTGGGTGGGGTGATTGATGCGCGTTTTATTCCTTCTATTTTAAAAGGTGTGATGGAGAAAATGTCGCAGGGGCCGCTTACTGGTTCCTACGTCCGCGACGTGCGGGTAAGCGTATACGATGGCAAGATGCACCCGGTAGATAGCAACGATATTTCCTTTAAAATTGCCGGTACTATGGCATTCCGCGACGCTTTTCTACAGGCAGAACCTCTCTTACTGGAACCCATCCAGGAAGTAGAAGTTTCGGTGCCGGCGATTATTATGGGAGATGCCATGACGGAGCTGCAAATCCGGCGCAGTATTATTCTGAGTATGGAAAGTGAAAAAGATGCCCAGGTAATAAGAGCCCGTATTCCTTTAGCGGAATTAGATAAATTTTTGTCGGCTTTGCGGAATATCAGCCAGGGCCGGGCCAAAGTGCGCAATCATTTTGCCGATTATACTCCTATTCCTGCTGAGCTGCAAAAACGCATCACCGAAGAATACCACCAATTAGAAATGGCCGAACTGCATTAG
- a CDS encoding T9SS type A sorting domain-containing protein, translating to MAEEPKVKTEFSPLKAYPNPIKDKVTTSFILPHTQPVSLKVYNSPGQEIATLYQGEAKANKVYEIIWQPKTNQLNNMYILRLQTSHVAHAQRILLTK from the coding sequence CTGGCAGAAGAACCCAAAGTAAAAACAGAGTTTAGCCCGCTAAAAGCTTATCCGAATCCAATAAAGGATAAGGTTACTACCAGCTTTATCTTGCCACATACGCAACCAGTAAGCCTAAAAGTGTATAATTCCCCAGGCCAGGAGATAGCCACTTTATACCAAGGCGAAGCCAAGGCCAATAAAGTATATGAAATAATTTGGCAACCCAAAACTAACCAGTTGAATAATATGTATATCCTCCGGTTGCAAACTTCGCACGTTGCTCATGCGCAGAGAATCCTGTTAACCAAGTAA